GAAATCAGTGTGCCAGAAAAAATGCAAGTAACATGAGTACATCGAAAAATAGATGTTTGAATCAGCATAGTAATTACATATACggggtacatatatatatatcttcacTTCATTTTACTTAATGTCTCATTCGTTGTAGATGCTTTTACAGAAAATTGCACCACCATGTCAGACTCCACATCTACGTCGTATATGGACAGATTTATGTCAAGAGCAAATGAGAAAAGTGACAGGGAACATTCCTAAGAAGCTTCCTATTCCAGGAGTCGATAAGGTCATTTTAGTTGCTTCTGGTAAAGGAGGTGTTGGCAAATCGACTACTGCTGTTAATCTCGCAATCGCTTTACGAGGCGAAGGACATAGTAATCGAGTTGGCCTTTTAGATGCAGACGTGTATGGACCTTCTATACCTACCATGATGAATCTAGATGACTCACCTGAACTGAATGACCAAAATGTAATGTTGCCATTGTTAAATTATGGCATAAAATGTATGTCCATGGGGTTTCTAGTGAAGAAAGACAATCCAATAGTATGGCGAGGGTTGATGGTTATGTCAGCTATTCAGCAGCTGACGCGGCAGGTCAGATGGGGTCCGTTAGACTATCTAGTGGTGGACATGCCTCCGGGTACTGGAGATGCGCAACTTTCCCTCTCTCAGACCATAGTTGTCGATGGAGCCATTATCGTTAGCACTCCTCAAGACATAGCCCTCATTGATGCCCGTAAAGGTACAGAGATGTTTCGAAAAGTTAACATTCCTGTTCTGGGAATTGTCCAAAATATGAGTTCATTTACCTGCAGTAACTGTGGGCATCGGGAAGACATATTTAAGAGAGAAGGTGCACGTAATTTATCTTCAGAACTTAGTATTCCTATTTTAGTTGATATTCCGATACACAGAAGTATTATGGAATGTGCTGATCAAGGGCATCCTATTGTTGTATCGAAGCCTGAAAGTGAATCAGCAAAATTATATTATCAGTTGGCTGATTCAGTTCAAAAACTTTTGCCTCTCAAAGCTACTCAACAGCCAGGATGAATCATCAGTAGTTAGATTTTTTatagaaatagtttttttacaaaatttttgttatgtcaaataaaatgttgtttGGCTGAATTTGGTCTAATCCTTGCTCATCGTGTTTGTCGGTTGCGTAGCCATGACACAAAGGCTTGGTGTCGATAATTTGCaatatgagttgtcttctcatcgTTTCATCTTATGTACTTTAGATCCTTGTTATACGACTAGGTCAACAATGAACTAAATAAGTGAAAGTCTTAATTTAGACAAAAGACTATACATTACTACGTAGTAGGAGTTACGCCTTACGCATTAGGAGTTACCACCTTACGCATTCGCTTAAAACCATGAGATTTCTTGTACCTCTCAAAAATAGGTAAGTCGATGTGGACCGATATAAATAACTAATTATACATATCcataattattcattatttctgtATGTGTAGTCATTATATGTGTAGCCATTATCTAATCATGTGTTGAGGGTGGGACCTGTTTTTCGTTATAAACTCTCATGAACCTAGCTATTCTCTTTAACCTGGTTTAACTTGCTAAGTCCTGCCCTCTAAGATATAAATACCCTGTCTGTATGGGTATGTTCATTCTTGTGCACAAGACATACTGCAACCTTCACTGGATCATTCTACAAACATCAACTAACTCGACTTCACCTGTATTACACCAGCATACTcattgcaccagcacacacattTCACCAGCATACACAAGTGTACCAGCAAACACAATTGTaccagcaagcatcatcatTAGGCTGTTAATCTCTCAGATTGCACCAGCAacacagtgcaccagcaagcatcatctcCAATAAGCAACTAGGCTGACAATCTTTCAGATTGCACCAGCATCTCAAATTGTACCAGCAtcacagtgcaccagcaagACAGTTGAACCACTCCGATCATTTCCACTTGTCAGGACTCATATCATATCAAAGGAAGTGGTATTTTTCCCTTACCAAAGCAGCAACAAATTAGGAGTTGCAATTTCTTTAATACAGAAGGTCAGGGATTAGACAACCCCTTTTAGCCTACTAACCTACATCCACTTCAAGTGGGTTTGaataatttattacaataattgTGTGAGATTTGTTCATTGCATGTAAAGTGATCAGGCTTCTacagttttttaatttacttcatGAAGGTTATTCATGATTCTGCTTGGAAGTTCTAAAAAATACCTCTGTAGTAATGTAGCATTAGCCGCGTTCCAACCAATTATGCCACTTGTACTTACGTGAAGACGTCTTTGGGATCGGCACAGATAAACCGCAGTAGGTTAAAGTTTTGGTGCAAAGTTACATTCGCATTTGGTGTCTGTAATCGCCACGAATGAACGAGTAAAAAATTGTGAACAGCTGTTTCCAAAACAACACtgcatattttttatagattagcAGTTTTATGAAATGATATCGCTGACTTAgccttaatttattttatgttctgATGTGTGTACTATAACCATTACTTAACATTTAGCTATTTTGTAGTACTTTGCAAGCTGCCTAGTTGGAAACATTTAGTTCAATGCCTTTTCAGGCAATCGAGCTGCTCGGTTATGTTGATGCAATAATTTTAGGATCACTGTTTAATTCAAACCTTATTCAACGTTTGTTTCAGTGTATACAAAGGTGGTTCGATATTGTTAGAGACGAACCATTTAGTAAAAGAATCATACCAAGCTCTGCGAGTGTGTGCAGTCCACAAAAACGGACATGCTTTCCTGTTCATAACAGGTAAATATTCTCAAGATTCATTTATCTTTGTCATGCGTGCTTCATGTACTGGTAGTAAAACTCGAACTTGACTCTTATATTTGAAAGCTTGGAGCTTGAGAGCTGACAAGACAAAGTTTGAGAGAGTTTCGTTGTACTCACGGGCATATGAAACGTGGATCCTGCTTACTAGCAGTTGTGAGAACGTGCAATAAAGGAAGtcatttttacatatatagCAGCATCTGTTTCCTTTTTACAAAATGCATGAGCAACAATGCTCATCGAGTGTCTCATGAACCCACTGATTTGCTATGAAAGTGCTGCTTTTCACATAGCGAAAAACTCACTAACTATTTATTTCCAAGCAAACGCAACTTCAGCAATCAGTTTTCATCATGAAACCTACAGTGAAACCATAATGAATTTTGTATGGTTTTAGTTGTGCTTGCTAGTTGTTATTTGCAGTTGCTAATTATTAGCTGCACTTGCTATTTGTAGCAACCAGTTGCTGCTTGCACTTGTTAATTTTGCTTCATATTTATTAGCAGTACTCACTTGCTGTACTAGCTAGTTGCCCTTACTATTTGTGTTTACTACTTAAAATTGCGAGAGGCTTTTTGTGGGTTTTTTACCGAAAATGGATTAGTCTGAGCTCAGTCATGGAAGGTTATTGGGGAGTCAAATAGTGTTATTGTTGTATAATATGATGTAAGCAAAGTGAGGTTACATGATCCAGTTGGCAGAGATTTAAAATTGTCAGCCTAATATGGAAgtaaataaatttgtttcaagTG
The genomic region above belongs to Watersipora subatra chromosome 1, tzWatSuba1.1, whole genome shotgun sequence and contains:
- the LOC137403765 gene encoding iron-sulfur cluster transfer protein NUBPL-like, giving the protein MLLQKIAPPCQTPHLRRIWTDLCQEQMRKVTGNIPKKLPIPGVDKVILVASGKGGVGKSTTAVNLAIALRGEGHSNRVGLLDADVYGPSIPTMMNLDDSPELNDQNVMLPLLNYGIKCMSMGFLVKKDNPIVWRGLMVMSAIQQLTRQVRWGPLDYLVVDMPPGTGDAQLSLSQTIVVDGAIIVSTPQDIALIDARKGTEMFRKVNIPVLGIVQNMSSFTCSNCGHREDIFKREGARNLSSELSIPILVDIPIHRSIMECADQGHPIVVSKPESESAKLYYQLADSVQKLLPLKATQQPG